The following proteins are co-located in the Ruminococcaceae bacterium KH2T8 genome:
- a CDS encoding Predicted amidohydrolase: protein MNLKIAFMQILPGKDLNENLEAGRKACVEAKEKGADVALFPEMYSDGYYLPQGEGEIENLAIAKESEFVEEFRKLAAELQMAIGITFLEKHDPKPLNSVIFFDRTGKEILHYSKVHTCAFDLEKVLSGGDDFYVADLDFGRGKVRIGSMICFDREFPESARILMLKGAELILAPNACPMEINRLSALRTRAYENMVAVATCNYPAGHPDCNGRSTLFDGVPWKKDEPGARDMCVFEAPGEPGVYVAELDLDALRAHRNGDIMGDKYRHPDRYAIMSDPEVKDIIGGEFIPW from the coding sequence ATGAACTTGAAGATAGCATTTATGCAGATCCTTCCCGGCAAGGATCTTAATGAGAATCTCGAAGCGGGCAGGAAGGCCTGCGTAGAGGCAAAGGAGAAGGGCGCTGATGTGGCACTCTTTCCGGAGATGTATAGTGACGGATATTATCTGCCTCAGGGTGAAGGTGAGATAGAGAACCTTGCCATAGCGAAGGAAAGTGAGTTCGTAGAAGAGTTTAGAAAACTCGCCGCAGAGCTTCAGATGGCTATTGGAATAACCTTCCTTGAGAAGCACGATCCCAAGCCTCTTAATTCCGTTATATTCTTCGACAGGACAGGTAAGGAGATACTTCACTACAGCAAGGTGCATACCTGCGCATTTGATCTCGAAAAGGTCTTATCGGGCGGAGATGACTTCTATGTAGCTGACCTTGACTTCGGAAGAGGCAAGGTAAGGATTGGCTCCATGATCTGCTTTGACAGGGAGTTCCCCGAGAGTGCACGTATCCTGATGCTCAAGGGCGCAGAGCTTATCCTGGCTCCCAATGCGTGTCCTATGGAGATCAACCGTCTGTCGGCATTAAGGACGAGAGCTTACGAGAATATGGTAGCGGTAGCAACATGTAACTACCCTGCGGGCCATCCGGACTGCAACGGTCGTTCCACTCTCTTTGACGGTGTACCGTGGAAGAAGGATGAACCCGGAGCAAGGGATATGTGCGTATTCGAAGCGCCTGGAGAGCCCGGAGTGTATGTTGCGGAACTGGACCTTGATGCACTTCGTGCTCACAGAAATGGTGACATAATGGGAGAT
- a CDS encoding ADP-ribose pyrophosphatase YjhB, NUDIX family, translating into MSNDLTLPVGNGLVNIRVGAIIMKEGKLLMAGNDREDYLYTVGGRIQFGETAEEAVVREVFEETGVHMDVDRLGFVHENFFYGDAPSNKGKLIYEYDFYFYMKVPADFAPGSMTFMEGDSEEKLIWIDPEEDRRFYPEIFRTELKESSPDVKFFTTDER; encoded by the coding sequence ATGAGTAACGATCTTACATTGCCCGTAGGAAACGGGCTGGTGAATATACGCGTGGGAGCAATCATCATGAAAGAAGGTAAGCTCCTTATGGCAGGAAATGACAGAGAGGATTATCTTTATACCGTCGGAGGCAGGATCCAGTTCGGCGAGACGGCCGAGGAAGCCGTGGTAAGGGAGGTCTTCGAAGAGACGGGCGTTCACATGGATGTGGACAGGTTAGGCTTTGTCCATGAGAACTTTTTCTACGGTGATGCGCCTTCTAACAAGGGTAAGCTCATATATGAATATGACTTCTACTTCTACATGAAGGTACCCGCTGATTTCGCTCCGGGATCCATGACATTTATGGAAGGTGATTCTGAGGAAAAGCTCATATGGATAGATCCTGAAGAAGACAGGAGATTCTATCCCGAAATCTTCAGAACGGAACTTAAGGAATCTTCTCCTGATGTTAAGTTCTTTACTACAGATGAGAGGTAA
- a CDS encoding molecular chaperone DnaJ codes for MAESKRDYYEVLGVAKGASEDELKKAYRKMAKQYHPDLNPGDTVAEQKFKEVNEAYAVLSDADKRRKYDQFGHAGVDPNGFGGGGGGFGGAYDVDLGDIFNSFFGGGFGGGNRSRRTGPMKGANLKYGMTLEFMEAAFGCEKDITVTKEELCTSCKGSGAQPGTVPETCPTCKGAGRVQQQTQTLFGMTMVTKDCPACGGRGTVIRTPCTACAGRGRRMGKKQLHVKVPAGVDTGDMLPIRGEGEPGKNGGSYGDLYIEFKVKKHDVFTRNGKNTYCEVPITLAQAALGAKVQIPTIDGSVDYQIKEGTQNGDTASFKGKGIPDKQSPTYRGDHQVRFTIEIPTRLTEDQKAKLRAFDESLSDKNYQNRNSFFSKLKGFFR; via the coding sequence ATGGCTGAATCAAAACGCGATTATTACGAGGTATTAGGCGTAGCCAAAGGTGCCTCGGAAGACGAGCTCAAAAAAGCATACAGAAAGATGGCAAAGCAGTATCATCCGGACTTAAATCCGGGTGATACCGTTGCTGAGCAGAAGTTCAAGGAAGTAAATGAAGCTTATGCCGTTCTTTCTGATGCAGATAAGAGAAGAAAGTACGACCAGTTCGGTCATGCGGGCGTCGATCCCAACGGATTCGGCGGCGGTGGCGGAGGATTCGGCGGTGCCTACGACGTAGACCTCGGCGATATCTTCAACTCCTTCTTCGGCGGAGGATTCGGCGGCGGTAACCGCTCGAGGAGAACCGGTCCCATGAAGGGTGCTAACCTTAAGTACGGCATGACTCTCGAATTCATGGAAGCTGCTTTCGGATGTGAGAAGGATATTACCGTTACTAAGGAAGAACTCTGTACGAGCTGTAAGGGTTCGGGTGCCCAGCCCGGTACCGTTCCCGAGACATGTCCTACCTGTAAGGGTGCAGGCCGTGTTCAGCAGCAGACACAGACACTCTTTGGTATGACGATGGTAACGAAAGACTGTCCTGCCTGCGGAGGCAGAGGAACAGTCATCCGCACTCCTTGTACGGCATGTGCAGGTCGAGGCAGGAGAATGGGCAAGAAGCAGCTCCATGTAAAGGTACCCGCAGGTGTCGATACAGGTGATATGCTTCCCATCAGAGGTGAAGGTGAGCCCGGTAAGAACGGCGGATCTTACGGCGATCTTTATATCGAGTTCAAGGTCAAAAAGCACGATGTATTCACCAGAAACGGAAAGAATACATACTGCGAAGTACCGATCACTCTCGCACAGGCTGCACTCGGTGCCAAAGTACAGATCCCCACGATCGACGGTTCCGTCGATTACCAGATCAAGGAAGGTACGCAAAACGGCGATACCGCGTCCTTCAAGGGCAAGGGTATCCCCGATAAGCAGTCTCCTACCTACAGGGGTGACCATCAGGTCAGATTTACGATCGAGATCCCCACAAGGCTCACGGAAGACCAGAAGGCGAAGCTTCGTGCTTTCGATGAATCGCTCTCTGATAAGAATTACCAGAACAGAAATTCGTTCTTCAGTAAGCTCAAGGGATTCTTCAGATAA
- a CDS encoding molecular chaperone DnaK, with translation MAKVIGIDLGTTNSCVAVMEGSETVVIPNPEGNRTTPSVVAFAKDGERLIGQVAKRQAVTNPDRTIQSIKREMGTDYKVEIDDKKFTPQEISAMILTKLKSDAEAYLGQPVSQAVITVPAYFTDAQRQATKDAGRIAGLEVLRIVNEPTAASLAYGLDKESDQKILVFDLGGGTFDVSILDISDGVFEVLATAGNNRLGGDDFDNKIVDYLVETFKQSDGVDLRGDRMAMQRLREAAEKAKIELSGTMSSNINLAYITADATGPKHMDITLTRAKFDELTADLVQKTMDPVKRAMSDASVTPSDIDKILLVGGSTRIPAVQEAVKNYFGKEPFKGINPDECVAIGAAIQAAVLTGDVKGLLLLDVTPLSLGIETMGGVFTKMIERNTTIPTKKSMVFSTAADGQTQVDVHVLQGEREMAAYNKSLGNFILDGIAPAPRGVPQIEVTFDIDANGIVNVSAKDKGTGREQKITITASSNMSDADIEKAIKEAELHAAEDKERKEKVEVKNHAESTVYQTEKTLGEIGDKVSEADKAPVTEALTRLKDAIAKDDTEAMKTETEAVTQAFYKVSEKLYQAAGGAASGAPNPEDFAGYGAAGADAGAAGSNPFTGGANPFTTGGDDNGDEGFKNAGGDF, from the coding sequence ATGGCAAAGGTAATCGGTATCGATTTAGGTACTACAAACTCATGTGTAGCAGTTATGGAGGGTTCCGAGACAGTCGTAATCCCCAATCCCGAAGGAAACAGAACTACTCCTTCAGTTGTTGCTTTCGCTAAGGACGGCGAAAGACTTATCGGTCAGGTAGCTAAGCGTCAGGCAGTTACAAATCCCGACAGAACGATCCAGTCCATCAAGAGAGAGATGGGTACAGATTATAAGGTAGAGATCGACGACAAGAAGTTCACTCCTCAGGAGATCTCCGCAATGATCCTTACAAAGCTTAAGAGCGATGCTGAGGCTTACCTCGGACAGCCCGTTTCTCAGGCAGTTATCACAGTTCCCGCATACTTCACGGATGCTCAGCGTCAGGCAACAAAGGATGCAGGCAGGATCGCAGGACTTGAAGTTCTCCGTATCGTAAACGAGCCTACGGCAGCATCCCTTGCTTACGGTCTTGATAAGGAGAGCGATCAGAAGATCCTCGTATTCGACTTGGGCGGCGGTACTTTCGATGTATCCATCCTTGATATCTCCGACGGAGTATTCGAGGTTCTTGCTACAGCAGGTAACAACAGACTCGGCGGTGACGACTTCGATAACAAGATCGTTGACTACCTTGTAGAGACATTCAAGCAGTCTGACGGAGTTGATCTCCGCGGCGACAGAATGGCTATGCAGAGACTTCGTGAGGCAGCTGAGAAGGCAAAGATCGAGCTTTCCGGTACGATGTCTTCCAACATCAACCTTGCTTATATCACAGCTGATGCTACAGGCCCTAAGCATATGGATATCACTCTTACGAGAGCTAAGTTCGATGAGCTTACTGCTGACCTCGTTCAGAAGACAATGGATCCCGTTAAGAGAGCTATGAGCGACGCATCCGTTACACCTTCCGATATCGACAAGATCCTCCTCGTTGGTGGTTCCACAAGAATCCCTGCAGTTCAGGAAGCAGTTAAGAATTATTTCGGCAAGGAGCCCTTCAAGGGTATCAACCCCGATGAGTGCGTAGCTATCGGTGCCGCTATCCAGGCTGCAGTTCTTACGGGTGATGTTAAGGGCTTGCTCCTTCTCGACGTTACACCTCTTTCCCTCGGTATCGAGACAATGGGTGGTGTATTCACAAAGATGATAGAGAGAAATACAACAATCCCTACAAAGAAGAGCATGGTATTCTCCACGGCTGCTGACGGACAGACACAGGTTGACGTACACGTACTTCAGGGTGAGCGTGAGATGGCTGCTTACAACAAGAGCCTCGGTAACTTCATCCTCGACGGTATCGCACCCGCACCCCGTGGCGTACCTCAGATCGAAGTAACATTCGATATTGATGCTAACGGTATCGTTAACGTATCCGCTAAGGATAAGGGAACAGGCCGTGAGCAGAAGATCACTATCACAGCTTCCTCCAACATGAGCGATGCTGATATCGAGAAGGCTATCAAGGAAGCAGAGCTTCACGCAGCTGAAGATAAGGAGCGTAAGGAAAAGGTCGAGGTAAAGAACCACGCAGAATCTACTGTATACCAGACAGAGAAGACTTTGGGTGAGATCGGTGACAAGGTTTCCGAGGCTGACAAGGCTCCCGTAACTGAGGCTCTTACCAGACTTAAGGATGCTATCGCCAAGGATGATACTGAGGCAATGAAGACTGAGACAGAGGCTGTTACACAGGCTTTCTATAAGGTATCCGAGAAGCTCTATCAGGCAGCAGGCGGCGCTGCATCCGGTGCTCCCAACCCTGAGGATTTCGCAGGCTACGGTGCTGCAGGTGCTGACGCAGGCGCAGCTGGTTCTAACCCTTTCACGGGCGGAGCTAACCCCTTCACAACAGGCGGCGACGATAATGGTGACGAAGGATTTAAGAACGCAGGCGGAGACTTCTGA